One segment of Solanum lycopersicum chromosome 1, SLM_r2.1 DNA contains the following:
- the LOC138343489 gene encoding uncharacterized protein — protein sequence MAKAYRKEDFDKLMAKVDRVDQRVNEYLEDAREVASYSKDTLGRKFEEVLILNAAKSSKMKVVQSSEFIFSVYEAGRRYIVCLEKKVCSSSRFQLDEIPCSDYYKPDALAKTYEIPMVAMPDKTD from the exons ATGGCCAAGGCATATAGAAAAGAAGATTTTGATAAATTGATGGCTAAGGTTGATAGAGTTGATCAAAGGGTTAATGAGTACCTTGAGGATGCAAG AGAAGTAGCCTCATATTCAAAGGACACATTAGGGAGAAAATTTGAAGAGGTGTTGATTTTAAACGCGGCTAAAAGTTCAAAGATGAAG GTTGTACAATCATCTGAATTTATATTCTCGGTTTATGAAGCTGGAAGAAGATACATTGTTTGTCTTGAGAAGAAAGTATGTTCTTCTAGTAGATTTCAACTAGATGAGATACCTTGCTCTGATTACTACAAGCCTGATGCATTGGCAAAAACATATGAGATTCCTATGGTAGCAATGCCAGATAAGACGGACTAG